A region from the Mycolicibacterium phlei genome encodes:
- the ribD gene encoding bifunctional diaminohydroxyphosphoribosylaminopyrimidine deaminase/5-amino-6-(5-phosphoribosylamino)uracil reductase RibD: protein MNLEAAMRLAIERSEAVKGTTYPNPPVGAVILDRDGEVAGVGATEPTGGPHAEVLALRRAGERAAGGTAVVTLEPCNHFGRTPPCVDALIAAGVSTVVYAVADPNPVAAGGAARLADNGIEVRAGVLADEVSGGPLREWLHKQRTGLPHVTWKFATSIDGRSAAADGSSQWITSEAARADVHRRRAVADAIIVGTGTVFADDPALTARTPDGTLLERQPLRVVVGRREIPQDAKVLNEDSRTMVIRTHDPHEVIRALSDRTDVFLEGGPTLAGAFLRAGVIDRILAYVAPILLGGPITAVDDVGVLSIAHAQRWRFDGIEPIGPDVRLSLVPN, encoded by the coding sequence ATGAACCTTGAAGCCGCGATGCGGCTGGCGATCGAACGGTCCGAGGCCGTCAAGGGCACCACGTACCCGAATCCGCCTGTCGGAGCGGTGATCCTGGACCGTGACGGTGAGGTCGCCGGTGTCGGTGCCACCGAGCCCACGGGCGGTCCGCACGCCGAGGTGCTGGCGCTGCGCCGCGCCGGTGAGCGCGCCGCGGGCGGCACCGCCGTCGTCACGCTGGAGCCGTGCAACCACTTCGGCCGCACCCCGCCGTGCGTGGACGCCCTGATCGCCGCCGGCGTCTCGACGGTGGTGTACGCGGTCGCCGACCCCAATCCGGTCGCGGCCGGGGGAGCGGCCCGGTTGGCCGACAACGGCATCGAGGTGCGTGCCGGTGTGCTGGCCGACGAGGTGTCCGGCGGTCCGCTGCGTGAGTGGCTTCACAAGCAGCGCACCGGATTACCGCATGTCACATGGAAATTCGCGACCAGCATCGACGGTCGCAGCGCCGCCGCCGACGGCAGCAGCCAGTGGATCACCAGCGAGGCGGCGCGCGCCGACGTGCACCGCAGGCGTGCGGTGGCCGATGCGATCATCGTCGGCACCGGCACCGTGTTCGCCGACGACCCGGCGCTGACCGCCCGCACGCCCGACGGCACGCTGCTCGAGCGCCAGCCGCTGCGCGTCGTCGTCGGCCGGCGCGAGATCCCGCAGGACGCAAAGGTTCTCAACGAGGATTCGCGGACGATGGTGATCCGCACCCACGATCCGCACGAGGTGATCAGGGCGCTGTCGGACCGCACCGACGTGTTCCTGGAGGGCGGGCCGACGCTGGCCGGCGCGTTCCTGCGCGCCGGGGTGATCGACCGGATTCTGGCCTACGTCGCGCCGATCCTGCTGGGCGGCCCGATCACCGCGGTCGACGACGTCGGGGTGCTGAGCATCGCGCACGCGCAGCGGTGGCGCTTCGACGGCATCGAGCCGATCGGCCCCGACGTGCGTCTGAGCCTGGTGCCCAACTGA
- a CDS encoding PH domain-containing protein, which produces MTEWDAEIRPRLTPYFAYGAAAVLVAVHIGLAALLRVGTSGVIFRTADQVAVALLGVVLAGAVLLLTRPRLRVGPSGIAVRNVLGDKIISWDDVVGVSFPTGARWARVDLPDDEYIPVMAIQAIDKQRAVDAMDTVRALVERYRVNSG; this is translated from the coding sequence GTGACCGAGTGGGACGCCGAGATCCGGCCGCGGCTGACCCCGTACTTCGCGTACGGCGCGGCGGCCGTGCTGGTGGCGGTTCACATCGGGCTGGCCGCGCTGCTGCGGGTCGGCACCTCCGGGGTGATCTTCCGCACCGCCGACCAGGTCGCGGTCGCCCTGCTGGGCGTGGTGCTCGCCGGTGCCGTGCTGTTGCTCACCCGGCCCCGGCTGCGGGTGGGCCCGTCCGGTATCGCGGTGCGAAACGTGTTGGGCGACAAAATCATCTCCTGGGACGATGTGGTCGGTGTCTCGTTCCCGACCGGCGCCCGCTGGGCCCGCGTCGACCTGCCCGACGACGAGTACATCCCGGTGATGGCGATCCAGGCGATCGACAAGCAGCGCGCGGTCGACGCGATGGACACCGTACGGGCCCTGGTCGAGCGCTACCGGGTCAACTCGGGCTGA
- a CDS encoding RsmB/NOP family class I SAM-dependent RNA methyltransferase, giving the protein MSKPHKPTGPHGRRPYTKRPRRKPLDPARRAAFDVLRAVDEKDAYANLALPAILRERGITGRDAAFATELTYGTCRTKGLLDAIIAHAANRPADRIDPVLLDLLRLGAYQLLRTRVEQHAAVSTTVEQAGIEFDSARAGFVNGVLRTIAGRDEASWVAELAPDQTVDPIGHTAFVHAHPRWIAQAFADALGPDAGELDALLASDDDRPAVHLAARPGVLTAAELAEAVGGTVGRYSPYAVYLSGGDPGRLAPVRDGQAQVQDEGSQLVARALTLADLDGDDGGRWLDLCSGPGGKTALLAALATQTGIPGARVTAVEPAAARADLVERNTRGLPVDVLRVDGREPGLEPGFDRVLVDAPCTGLGALRRRPEARWRRQPADVPPLAKLQRELLASAIRLTRPGGVVLYATCSPHLAETVGVVADALRRHNVTALDTRPLFDPVDNLGDGPYVQLWPHRHGTDAMFAAALKVG; this is encoded by the coding sequence ATGAGCAAGCCGCACAAGCCCACCGGTCCCCACGGCAGACGTCCGTACACCAAGCGGCCGCGCCGTAAACCGCTGGATCCGGCGCGCCGCGCGGCGTTCGACGTGCTGCGCGCGGTCGATGAGAAGGACGCCTACGCCAACCTCGCGTTGCCCGCGATCCTGCGGGAGCGCGGGATCACCGGCCGCGACGCCGCGTTCGCCACCGAGTTGACCTACGGCACCTGCCGCACCAAGGGTCTGCTCGACGCGATCATCGCCCACGCCGCCAACCGGCCCGCCGACCGGATCGACCCCGTGCTGCTGGACCTGCTGCGGCTGGGCGCCTACCAGCTGCTGCGCACCCGCGTCGAGCAGCACGCCGCGGTGTCCACCACCGTCGAACAGGCCGGTATCGAATTCGATTCCGCGCGAGCAGGTTTCGTCAACGGCGTGCTGCGCACCATCGCGGGCCGCGACGAGGCGTCCTGGGTCGCGGAGCTGGCCCCCGACCAGACCGTCGACCCGATCGGGCACACCGCGTTCGTGCACGCCCATCCGCGCTGGATCGCGCAGGCGTTCGCCGACGCGCTCGGGCCCGACGCCGGTGAGCTCGACGCGCTGCTGGCCAGCGACGACGACCGGCCCGCCGTGCACCTGGCCGCGCGGCCCGGGGTGCTGACCGCTGCCGAGCTCGCCGAGGCGGTCGGCGGCACCGTCGGCCGGTACTCGCCGTACGCGGTGTATCTGAGCGGTGGCGACCCGGGCCGGCTGGCGCCGGTGCGCGACGGTCAGGCGCAGGTGCAGGACGAGGGCAGCCAGTTGGTGGCGCGCGCCCTGACCCTGGCCGACCTCGACGGCGACGACGGCGGCCGCTGGCTGGACCTGTGCTCAGGGCCGGGCGGCAAGACCGCGCTGCTGGCCGCGCTGGCCACCCAGACCGGGATCCCGGGTGCGCGGGTCACCGCGGTGGAGCCCGCCGCCGCCCGCGCCGATCTGGTGGAGCGCAACACCCGCGGCCTGCCCGTCGACGTGCTGCGCGTCGACGGCCGCGAACCGGGCCTGGAACCGGGCTTCGACCGGGTGCTGGTCGACGCCCCCTGCACCGGGCTGGGCGCCCTGCGGCGCCGTCCCGAGGCGCGCTGGCGGCGCCAGCCGGCCGACGTGCCGCCGCTGGCGAAACTGCAGCGCGAACTGCTGGCGTCGGCGATCCGGCTGACCCGGCCGGGCGGGGTGGTGCTCTACGCGACCTGCTCGCCGCACCTGGCCGAGACCGTCGGCGTCGTCGCCGACGCGCTGCGCCGCCACAACGTCACCGCGCTGGACACCCGGCCGCTGTTCGACCCCGTCGACAATCTTGGCGACGGTCCGTACGTGCAGTTGTGGCCGCACCGGCACGGCACCGACGCGATGTTCGCCGCCGCGCTCAAAGTAGGGTAG
- the rpe gene encoding ribulose-phosphate 3-epimerase: MAGPLIAPSILSADFARLADEVAAVHGADWLHVDVMDNHFVPNLTLGQPVVEALLKVTDIPMDCHLMIENPERWAPPYAEAGAYNVTFHAEATDNPVAVARDIRAAGAKAGLAVKPGTPIESYLEILREFDTLLVMSVEPGFGGQKFIPEVLPKVQTVRRLVDSGELTILVEIDGGINADTIEQAAEAGVDCFVAGSAVYNAEDPAAAVESLRKQAAAASKHLTL; encoded by the coding sequence ATGGCTGGACCCCTCATCGCCCCGTCGATCCTGTCCGCCGACTTCGCTCGGCTCGCGGACGAGGTCGCCGCGGTCCATGGCGCGGACTGGTTGCACGTCGACGTCATGGACAACCATTTCGTGCCGAACCTCACCCTGGGGCAACCGGTGGTCGAGGCGCTGCTGAAGGTGACCGACATCCCGATGGACTGCCATCTGATGATCGAGAACCCCGAACGTTGGGCGCCGCCCTACGCCGAGGCCGGTGCCTACAACGTGACGTTCCACGCCGAGGCCACCGACAACCCGGTCGCGGTCGCCCGCGACATCCGCGCCGCGGGTGCCAAGGCCGGGCTCGCGGTCAAGCCGGGCACCCCGATCGAGTCCTACCTGGAGATCCTCAGGGAGTTCGACACGCTGCTGGTGATGTCGGTCGAACCCGGTTTCGGCGGGCAGAAGTTCATCCCCGAGGTGCTGCCGAAGGTGCAGACCGTGCGCCGCCTGGTGGACTCCGGTGAGCTGACGATCCTGGTCGAGATCGACGGCGGCATCAACGCCGACACCATCGAGCAGGCCGCGGAGGCCGGGGTGGACTGCTTCGTGGCGGGTTCGGCGGTCTACAACGCGGAGGATCCCGCTGCCGCCGTGGAGTCCCTGCGCAAGCAGGCCGCGGCGGCGTCCAAGCATCTGACGCTATGA
- a CDS encoding type 1 glutamine amidotransferase domain-containing protein, which produces MADSLNGSKIAFLVAPEGVEQVELTEPWKAVEAAGGQPQLVSTEVGKIQAFNHLTPADTFEAEVSAEAVSAADYSGLVLPGGVANPDNLRMNSAAVAFAKSFFDAGKPVASICHAPWTLIEADVVRGRTLTSWPSVKTDLTNAGATWVDDEVVECSSGPNTLVSSRKPDDLPAFCQALVRAFAR; this is translated from the coding sequence ATGGCAGATTCACTGAATGGCAGCAAGATCGCGTTCCTCGTCGCGCCCGAGGGGGTCGAGCAGGTCGAGTTGACCGAGCCGTGGAAGGCCGTCGAAGCGGCCGGCGGGCAGCCGCAGCTGGTGTCGACGGAGGTCGGGAAGATCCAGGCGTTCAACCACCTCACTCCCGCGGACACGTTCGAGGCCGAGGTGTCGGCCGAGGCGGTCTCGGCCGCCGACTACTCCGGGCTGGTGCTGCCCGGCGGGGTGGCTAACCCCGACAATCTGCGAATGAACAGCGCCGCTGTGGCGTTCGCGAAGAGTTTCTTCGACGCGGGTAAACCCGTCGCGTCGATCTGTCACGCGCCGTGGACGCTGATCGAGGCCGATGTGGTGCGGGGCCGCACGCTGACGTCGTGGCCCAGCGTGAAGACCGACCTGACCAACGCGGGCGCCACCTGGGTCGACGACGAGGTGGTGGAATGCTCGTCGGGGCCGAACACCCTGGTGTCCAGCCGCAAGCCCGACGACCTGCCCGCGTTCTGTCAGGCGCTGGTGCGCGCGTTCGCGCGGTAG
- a CDS encoding riboflavin synthase: MFTGIVEEVGEVVEKEDLGDSVRLAIRGPVVTSDARHGDSIAVNGVCLTVVDVRTDGAFTTDVMGETLSRSSLDGVRVGSRVNLERAAAVNSRLGGHIVQGHVDGTGHVIARTPSEHWEVVRIALPTSLSRYVVEKGSITVDGVSLTVSGIGHDWFEVSLIPTTLEMTTLGRAEVGTRVNLEVDVIAKYVERLLSTREDEPQ, translated from the coding sequence GTGTTCACCGGAATCGTCGAAGAAGTGGGCGAGGTCGTCGAGAAGGAAGATCTCGGCGATTCCGTCCGGCTGGCCATCCGCGGGCCGGTGGTGACCTCCGACGCCCGCCACGGCGACTCGATCGCCGTCAACGGCGTCTGCCTGACCGTGGTCGACGTCCGCACCGACGGCGCGTTCACCACCGACGTGATGGGTGAGACGCTCAGCCGGTCCAGCCTCGACGGGGTCCGGGTGGGCAGCCGGGTGAACCTGGAGCGCGCCGCGGCGGTCAACAGCCGGCTCGGCGGGCACATCGTGCAGGGCCACGTCGACGGCACCGGGCATGTGATCGCGCGCACACCGTCGGAGCACTGGGAGGTGGTGCGCATCGCGCTGCCCACCTCGCTGTCGCGCTACGTCGTGGAGAAGGGCTCGATCACTGTCGACGGCGTCTCGCTGACGGTGTCCGGGATCGGCCACGACTGGTTCGAGGTGTCGCTGATCCCCACCACGCTGGAGATGACCACGCTGGGACGGGCCGAGGTCGGCACCCGGGTCAACCTGGAAGTGGACGTGATCGCCAAGTACGTCGAGCGGCTGCTGTCGACCCGCGAGGACGAGCCCCAGTAG
- the ribH gene encoding 6,7-dimethyl-8-ribityllumazine synthase has protein sequence MSGRGVPDMPQLDASGLKLAVVASTWHTTICDALLDGALKVAADAGVTDPTVVRVLGAIEIPVVAQALAATHDAVVALGVVIRGETPHFDYVCDAVTQGLTRVSLDASTPVANGVLTVNTEQQALNRAGLPDSDEDKGAQAAAAALSTALVLRGLRADT, from the coding sequence GTGAGCGGTCGGGGAGTCCCGGACATGCCCCAGCTGGACGCCTCGGGGCTGAAGCTCGCCGTCGTCGCCAGCACCTGGCACACCACGATCTGCGACGCGCTGCTCGACGGCGCGCTCAAGGTCGCCGCCGACGCCGGTGTGACCGATCCCACGGTGGTGCGGGTGCTCGGCGCGATCGAGATCCCGGTGGTGGCGCAGGCGCTGGCCGCCACCCACGACGCGGTCGTCGCACTCGGTGTGGTGATCCGCGGGGAGACACCGCATTTCGACTACGTGTGCGACGCGGTTACCCAGGGCCTGACCCGGGTGTCGCTGGACGCCTCCACCCCGGTGGCCAACGGGGTGCTGACGGTCAACACCGAACAGCAGGCGCTCAACCGGGCCGGTCTGCCCGATTCCGACGAGGACAAGGGGGCGCAGGCCGCTGCCGCCGCGCTGTCCACGGCGCTGGTCTTGCGGGGTCTGCGGGCCGACACGTGA
- the uvrC gene encoding excinuclease ABC subunit UvrC has protein sequence MPDPSTYRPAPGSIPVEPGVYRFRDPHGRVIYVGKAKSLRSRLNSYFADISSLAPRTRQMVMSAGSVEWTVVSTEVEALQLEYNWIKEFDPRFNVRYRDDKSYPVLAVTLNEEYPRLMVYRGARRKGVRYFGPYSHAWAIRETLDLLTRVFPARTCSAGVFKRHSQIDRPCLLGYIDKCSAPCVGRVSAEEHRRIVLDFCDFLAGKTDRLIRDLERQMTAAAEELDFERAARLRDDVGALKRALEKQTVVFGDGTDADVMAFADDELEVAVQVFHVRGGRVRGQRGWVVEKSGEPNEGSDEQIVEQFLTQFYGDQAELGGAADEATSPVPREVLLPCLPENADELAEWLSGLRCSKVRLRVPQRGDKRALAETVKRNAQEALQQHKLKRAGDFTARTAALQNIQDALGLADAPLRIECVDISHVQGTDVVASLVVFEDGLPRKSDYRHYAIREAAGDGRSDDVASIAEVTRRRFHRHLHDIAHPTEIAPEGKSRKFAYPPNLYVVDGGAPQVNAAQAVLDELGITDVAVIGLAKRLEEVWVPYEPDPVILPRNSEGLYLLQRVRDEAHRFAISYHRSKRSKRMTASALDSVRGLGEHRRKALVTHFGSVARLKQATVEEITAVPGIGVATARAVLEALGVPSQGDVSDPPQSDASGLEISDDQSRVSG, from the coding sequence GTGCCCGATCCATCGACGTACCGACCCGCCCCCGGGTCCATCCCCGTCGAACCGGGCGTCTACCGATTCCGCGACCCGCACGGCCGGGTCATCTACGTCGGCAAGGCCAAGAGCCTGCGCAGCCGGCTGAACTCCTACTTCGCCGACATCTCGAGCCTGGCGCCGCGCACCCGGCAGATGGTGATGTCGGCGGGCAGCGTCGAGTGGACGGTGGTCAGCACCGAGGTCGAGGCGCTGCAGCTGGAGTACAACTGGATCAAGGAGTTCGATCCGCGGTTCAACGTCCGCTACCGCGACGACAAGTCCTATCCGGTGCTCGCGGTCACCCTCAACGAGGAGTACCCCCGGCTGATGGTGTACCGCGGTGCCCGCCGCAAGGGGGTGCGCTACTTCGGGCCCTACTCGCACGCCTGGGCCATCCGCGAAACCCTCGACCTGCTGACCCGGGTGTTTCCGGCCCGCACCTGCTCGGCGGGAGTCTTCAAGCGACACAGCCAGATTGACCGGCCCTGTCTGCTCGGCTACATCGACAAGTGCTCGGCCCCGTGCGTCGGGCGGGTCAGCGCCGAGGAGCACCGGCGCATCGTGCTGGACTTCTGCGACTTCCTGGCCGGCAAGACCGACCGGCTGATCCGCGATCTGGAACGCCAGATGACCGCCGCCGCCGAGGAACTCGACTTCGAGCGGGCCGCGCGGCTGCGCGACGACGTGGGGGCGCTCAAACGCGCGCTGGAGAAGCAGACCGTGGTGTTCGGCGACGGCACCGACGCCGACGTGATGGCGTTCGCCGACGACGAGCTCGAGGTCGCGGTGCAGGTGTTCCACGTGCGCGGCGGCCGGGTCCGCGGTCAGCGCGGCTGGGTCGTCGAGAAGTCCGGCGAACCGAACGAGGGCAGCGACGAGCAGATCGTCGAGCAGTTCCTCACCCAGTTCTACGGCGACCAGGCGGAATTGGGCGGCGCCGCCGACGAGGCGACCAGTCCGGTGCCCAGGGAGGTGCTGCTGCCGTGCCTGCCGGAGAACGCCGACGAACTGGCCGAGTGGCTGTCCGGGCTGCGCTGCTCGAAGGTCCGGCTGCGGGTGCCCCAGCGCGGTGACAAGCGCGCGCTCGCCGAGACCGTCAAACGCAACGCGCAGGAGGCCCTGCAGCAGCACAAGCTCAAGCGGGCCGGCGACTTCACCGCAAGAACCGCTGCCCTGCAGAACATTCAGGACGCCCTCGGGCTGGCCGACGCGCCGCTGCGCATCGAGTGCGTCGACATCAGCCACGTGCAGGGCACGGACGTGGTGGCGTCGCTGGTGGTGTTCGAGGACGGTCTGCCGCGCAAGTCGGACTACCGCCACTACGCGATCCGCGAGGCCGCGGGCGACGGCCGCTCCGACGACGTCGCCTCGATCGCCGAGGTCACCCGGCGCCGCTTCCACCGGCACCTGCACGACATCGCGCACCCGACCGAGATTGCCCCGGAAGGAAAGTCGCGCAAGTTCGCCTACCCGCCCAACCTGTACGTCGTCGACGGCGGTGCGCCGCAGGTGAACGCCGCGCAGGCGGTGCTCGACGAGCTGGGCATCACCGACGTCGCGGTCATCGGCCTGGCTAAGCGACTCGAGGAGGTGTGGGTGCCCTACGAGCCCGACCCGGTGATCCTGCCGCGCAACAGCGAGGGCCTGTACCTGCTGCAGCGGGTGCGTGACGAGGCGCACCGCTTCGCGATCAGCTACCACCGCAGCAAACGGTCCAAGCGGATGACCGCCTCGGCGCTGGACTCGGTGCGCGGCCTCGGTGAGCACCGGCGCAAGGCGTTGGTCACCCACTTCGGGTCGGTGGCCCGGCTCAAGCAGGCCACCGTCGAGGAGATCACCGCGGTGCCCGGGATCGGCGTCGCCACCGCGCGGGCGGTGCTCGAGGCTCTTGGCGTACCGTCGCAAGGCGACGTGTCCGACCCGCCGCAAAGCGACGCGTCCGGCCTAGAAATCAGCGATGATCAGAGCAGGGTATCGGGATGA
- a CDS encoding bifunctional 3,4-dihydroxy-2-butanone-4-phosphate synthase/GTP cyclohydrolase II, which translates to MTRLDSVERAVADIAAGKAVVVIDDEDRENEGDLIFAAEKATPELVAFMVRYTSGYLCVPLDGSICDRLGLLPMYAMNQDKHGTAYTVTVDAKHGVGTGISAADRATTMRLLADPNSVADDFTKPGHVVPLRAKDGGVLRRPGHTEAAVDLARLAGLQPAGAICEIVSQKDEGAMAQTDELRIFADEHDLALISIADLIEWRRKHEKHIERVAEARIPTRHGEFRAVGYTSIYDDVEHVALVMGDIAGPQGDGHDVLVRVHSECLTGDVFGSQRCDCGPQLDAAMAMVAREGRGIVLYMRGHEGRGIGLMHKLQAYQLQDAGADTVDANLKLGLPADARDYGIGAQILVDLGVRSMRLLTNNPAKRVGLDGYGLHIIERVPLPVRANKENIRYLMTKRDRMGHDLEGLDEYHEASTAGDLGGAL; encoded by the coding sequence ATGACGAGGCTGGACTCCGTAGAGCGCGCGGTCGCCGATATCGCGGCGGGTAAGGCCGTCGTCGTCATCGACGATGAGGATCGCGAGAACGAGGGCGATCTGATCTTCGCCGCCGAGAAGGCGACCCCGGAGCTGGTCGCGTTCATGGTCCGCTACACATCGGGCTACCTGTGCGTGCCGCTGGACGGCTCGATCTGCGACCGTCTCGGGCTGCTGCCGATGTACGCGATGAACCAGGACAAGCACGGCACCGCCTACACCGTCACCGTCGATGCCAAACACGGTGTGGGTACCGGTATTTCGGCTGCCGACCGTGCGACGACGATGCGCCTGCTCGCCGACCCGAACTCGGTGGCCGACGACTTCACCAAACCGGGGCACGTGGTGCCGCTGCGCGCCAAGGACGGCGGCGTGCTGCGCCGTCCCGGTCACACCGAGGCCGCGGTGGACCTGGCCCGGCTGGCCGGTCTGCAGCCCGCGGGCGCGATCTGCGAGATCGTCAGCCAGAAGGACGAGGGGGCGATGGCGCAGACCGATGAGCTGCGCATCTTCGCCGACGAGCACGACCTGGCGCTGATCTCGATCGCCGACCTGATCGAGTGGCGGCGCAAACACGAGAAGCACATCGAGCGGGTCGCCGAGGCCCGCATCCCGACCCGCCACGGCGAGTTCCGCGCCGTCGGCTACACCAGCATCTACGACGACGTCGAGCACGTCGCGCTGGTCATGGGCGATATCGCCGGCCCGCAGGGCGACGGCCACGACGTGCTGGTCCGGGTGCACTCGGAGTGCCTGACCGGCGACGTGTTCGGCTCCCAGCGCTGCGACTGCGGCCCCCAGCTGGACGCCGCGATGGCGATGGTGGCGCGCGAGGGCCGCGGCATCGTGCTCTACATGCGCGGCCACGAGGGCCGCGGCATCGGGCTGATGCACAAGCTGCAGGCCTACCAGCTGCAAGACGCCGGCGCCGACACCGTCGACGCCAACCTCAAGCTCGGCCTGCCCGCCGACGCCCGTGACTACGGCATCGGCGCGCAGATCCTGGTCGACCTCGGGGTGCGGTCGATGCGGCTGCTGACCAACAACCCGGCCAAGCGGGTCGGCCTGGACGGCTACGGCCTGCACATCATCGAGCGCGTCCCGCTGCCGGTGCGCGCCAACAAGGAGAACATCCGCTACCTGATGACCAAGCGCGATCGGATGGGCCACGACCTGGAGGGCCTCGACGAGTACCACGAGGCCAGCACCGCCGGCGACCTGGGCGGAGCGCTGTGA
- a CDS encoding MFS transporter, whose amino-acid sequence MPEATNRRIAISAGSLAVLLGALDTYVVVAIIRDIILDLQIPINQLQRVTPIITCYLLGYIAAMPLLGRASDRFGRKFILQLSLAGFALGSVVTALSNDLVPMVIGRTIQGVASGALLPVTLALAADLWATRNRASVLGGIGAAQELGSVLGPLYGIAVVAVLNTWRDVFWINVPLAAVAMILIHFSLPGRLKPEEPERVDVVGGVLLAVALGLTVVGLYNPAPDGKQILPSYGLPTLIGAAVALVAFFVWERFARTRLIEPAGVHFRPFLAALGASLCAGAALMVTLVNVELFGQGVLGKDQTEAVLLLLRFLIALPIGAVIGGWLATRIGDRIVTFVGLLIAAFGYWLVAHWRVDVLSAHHDLGFASLPVLDTDLAVAGLGLGLVIGPLTSATLRVVPSAQHGIASAAVVVARMVGMLIGLAALTAWGLYRLNQHLQTLPFPPGANTLAERLAAEADRYREAYVLQYGDIFLVTVGVCVVGALLGLLISGKNEHADEPAPAD is encoded by the coding sequence ATGCCGGAGGCGACCAACCGCCGCATCGCGATCAGCGCGGGCAGCCTGGCGGTTCTGCTCGGCGCGCTCGACACCTACGTCGTCGTCGCGATCATCCGCGACATCATTCTCGACCTGCAGATACCGATCAACCAGCTGCAGCGGGTCACCCCGATCATCACCTGCTACCTGCTGGGCTACATCGCCGCGATGCCGCTGCTGGGCCGCGCCTCCGACCGGTTCGGCCGCAAGTTCATCCTGCAGCTGAGCCTGGCCGGGTTCGCGCTCGGCTCGGTGGTCACGGCGCTGTCCAACGACCTGGTCCCGATGGTCATCGGCCGCACCATCCAGGGTGTGGCCTCCGGTGCGCTGCTGCCGGTGACGCTGGCCCTGGCCGCCGACCTGTGGGCCACCCGCAACCGCGCCTCGGTGCTCGGCGGGATCGGCGCGGCGCAGGAGCTCGGCAGCGTGCTCGGCCCGCTGTACGGCATCGCGGTCGTCGCGGTGCTCAACACCTGGCGCGACGTGTTCTGGATCAACGTGCCGCTGGCTGCGGTCGCGATGATCCTGATCCACTTCAGCCTGCCCGGCCGGCTCAAGCCCGAGGAGCCCGAGCGGGTGGACGTGGTGGGCGGCGTCCTGCTGGCCGTCGCGCTGGGGCTGACCGTCGTCGGCCTGTACAACCCCGCCCCGGACGGCAAGCAGATCCTGCCGTCCTACGGGCTGCCGACGCTGATCGGCGCGGCCGTCGCCCTGGTGGCGTTCTTCGTCTGGGAGCGGTTCGCCCGCACCCGGCTCATCGAGCCCGCAGGCGTGCACTTCCGGCCGTTCCTGGCGGCGCTGGGCGCCTCGCTGTGCGCCGGTGCCGCGCTGATGGTCACCCTGGTCAACGTCGAACTGTTCGGCCAGGGCGTGCTGGGCAAGGACCAGACCGAGGCCGTCCTGCTGCTGTTGCGCTTCTTGATCGCGCTGCCGATCGGCGCGGTCATCGGCGGCTGGCTGGCCACCCGCATCGGCGACCGGATCGTGACGTTCGTCGGCCTGCTGATCGCCGCGTTCGGCTACTGGCTGGTCGCCCACTGGCGGGTCGACGTGCTGTCGGCGCACCACGACCTGGGCTTCGCCTCGCTGCCGGTGCTCGACACCGACCTGGCGGTGGCCGGGCTCGGGCTGGGCCTGGTGATCGGTCCGCTGACCTCGGCGACCCTGCGGGTGGTGCCGTCGGCCCAGCACGGCATCGCCTCAGCGGCCGTGGTGGTGGCCCGCATGGTGGGCATGCTGATCGGCCTGGCCGCGCTGACCGCATGGGGCCTGTACCGGCTCAATCAGCACCTGCAGACGCTGCCGTTCCCGCCCGGCGCGAACACCCTGGCCGAGCGGCTGGCCGCCGAGGCCGACCGCTACCGGGAGGCCTACGTGCTGCAGTACGGCGACATCTTCCTGGTGACCGTCGGGGTCTGTGTGGTCGGTGCCCTGCTGGGGCTGTTGATCAGCGGAAAGAACGAGCACGCCGACGAGCCGGCGCCCGCCGACTAG